In Gopherus flavomarginatus isolate rGopFla2 chromosome 5, rGopFla2.mat.asm, whole genome shotgun sequence, one DNA window encodes the following:
- the FMOD gene encoding LOW QUALITY PROTEIN: fibromodulin (The sequence of the model RefSeq protein was modified relative to this genomic sequence to represent the inferred CDS: deleted 1 base in 1 codon): MHWASILIVAGLCGVSLGQYEDEEDMYWLHQYLRSQALSYNYMPYYEDEAPPYPYVPPGSSFAEPILEPVSRECPQECDCPPNFSTALYCDSRNLRYLPFVPSRMKYVYFQNNQITSVQEGAFDNATTLEWIALHGNQITSEKMGKRVFAKLKNLERLYLDNNNLTKMPSPLPRSLRELHLAYNQITRIPSNALEGLENLTALYLSHNQIHDIGASFKGLKSLILVDLSYNHLRKVPDGLPSSLEQLYLEHNYIYTIPDEYFKVSPKLLYIRLSHNSLTNDGLSSNTFNTSSILELDLSYNRLQKIPRVSTNLENLYLQGNQINEFSISSFCTVIDVMNFSKLQVLRLDGNEIQRNAVPPDAPLCLRRAAVIEI, from the exons ATGCACTGGGCTTCCATCCTGATAGTTGCTGGGCTGTGTGGGGTCTCCCTGGGCCAGTATGAAGATGAAGAAGATATGTACTGGTTGCATCAGTACCTTCGCAGCCAGGCTTTGTCCTATAACTACATGCCGTACTACGAGGATGAGGCCCCCCCTTACCCTTATGTCCCGCCTGGGTCCTCCTTTGCAGAGCCCATCCTTGAGCCTGTTTCCCGGGAATGCCCCCAGGAGTGCGACTGC CCCCCCAACTTCTCCACAGCGTTGTACTGCGACAGTCGCAACCTGAGGTACCTTCCCTTTGTGCCTTCCAGGATGAAATACGTCTACTTCCAGAACAACCAGATCACCAGCGTCCAAGAGGGGGCTTTCGACAATGCCACAACGCTGGAATGGATTGCGCTGCATGGCAACCAGATAACCAGTGAGAAGATGGGCAAGAGGGTCTTTGCCAAGCTTAAGAACCTGGAAAGGTTGTATCTGGATAACAACAACCTGACCAAgatgcccagccccctgcccaggtcCCTGAGAGAACTCCACCTGGCTTACAATCAGATCACCAGGATCCCATCCAATGCTCTGGAGGGTTTGGAGAACCTTACTGCCCTGTATCTCAGCCACAACCAGATCCATGATATAGGAGCATCTTTCAAAGGGTTAAAGTCCTTGATCCTTGTTGACCTGAGCTACAATCACCTCAGAAAGGTCCCCGATGGCCTCCCAAGCTCTCTGGAACAGCTCTACCTAGAGCACAACTACATCTACACCATCCCTGATGAGTACTTCAAAGTATCCCCCAAGCTGCTCTATATCAGGCTGTCCCACAACAGCCTGACCAACGATGGACTCTCCTCCAACACCTTCAACACCAGCAGCATCCTAGAGCTGGATCTGTCTTATAACAGGCTCCAGAAGATCCCCCGGGTTAGCACCAACCTCGAGAACCTCTATCTCCAAGGGAACCAAATCAATG AATTCTCCATCAGCAGCTTCTGCACAGTCATCGACGTCATGAACTTTTCCAAGCTCCAGGTCTTGCGGCTGGATGGGAACGAGATCCAACGGAACGCAGTGCCCCCAGATGCTCCCCTCTGCCTGAGGCGTGCTGCTGTCATTGAGATTTaa